From Ornithodoros turicata isolate Travis unplaced genomic scaffold, ASM3712646v1 ctg00001007.1, whole genome shotgun sequence:
tctcccataggcgatcGCCAGTTGTCAGAATATGTCGTGAGCACGGAGACAGAATAGCCAGTCATATGCCAACGCAATCGGCacatagcctcgttcccagggtcgAACTAGAGCTTCTCCTATCTTGAATATGTGTTGTTGAAACTCGTATGTGGAGAAAAAAGAGGAGCTGGTGGCCATCTCACCTGCATGGACTTTTAGCCTCTTCTTTTAGTTAAGCTAGCGTGGGCACGCTCACTTGTTCGGATTAAAGCGAATACTTGGACCCGCTTTGAGTCCTTCTGTTCTTcacattttggtgccgaaacccgggatcggGGAGTGAAGCCGTCATCCTTTCTTCATCGattcaagttttacagcgacagGCTTTCACCTTCCGTTGAACAAAGAGCTATGGAGAATTTGTGGGCGAAGCGCGCGTCCAGGAGAGCGCAGAACACCAAGATTATTCGAGATGCAACTACTCTTCTGGCTACTCCGAATTTCACAATGGAAGCGGTCAAGTCCCTCAAGGATCGACTTGAAAAGAGCAACGGAGGACTTGACCGAATCAACGCTCAGTATGAGGAGTTCATACCTGCAGCCGAAGCCGAAGCGGAGTTCCTTGCAATCGCCGAATATGAAGATCAGGCTATCGGAATGATATCGACCTTGCAAGCGCACTACAGCCGACTGCAAGTACAAAGCGAAAGCAGCAGACAGCGACTTTTAGGACAGGACGcgacagcaacgaacgtcaCGAGCCAGAGATCAGAACTTAGGTTTAAAGGTCCCAAGCTGCCCGTACTTAAAATAACCCCCTTTGACGGGGACTACGGGCAATGGACATCGTTCTGGGAACAGTTCAAGGGTACCATTCACGATAACACAGGTCTGTCCGTCTCGGATAAGTTTCATTACCTGCGCCTTCATCTGACTGGTCTTGCCGCATCAGCCATAGCAGGGTTACCTACCACAGCTTCATGTTATGAAGATGCAATACGTCTTCTACGAGAACGTTTCGGAGACATCAAACAGATCCGCCAGTTGCATCTTCAACGGATCCGCAATTTACCTACTGTTAAATCAGTGCACGACGTTGCAGGATTACGGAACCTCTACGATCACGTCGAAGTTAATATGAGAAGCTTAGAAACAGCCGGTGTGCAGCCTGCCTCTTATGCAGCTATGCTAGCAGAAATCCTTACCCAGTCTCTACCTCGTCAACTGGCTGTGGAGTACAAACGTGAGGCACTTCAGTCAAGCCTCTCATCCGCAGCCACTGGGGCCGGCACTGAGGCAAGTTCTTCAGCAGAAGGCAGTTTGTCCGACGAAGATCTGAAAAGGCTCTTAAATTTCCTCAGGATAGAGGTTGAGAGCAGAGAAGGGTCCCAATGGTCACAAAATAATAAAACAGATGGAATCGAGCAGGGCCACAAGAAAGGAGTGCGCCCTAAAGCCCTCCCATCTGCTTCTGCTCTTCACTCATCGTCTGCTACAAAAGAGGAATGTTTGTTCTGCAAGCAGGCTCATAAGACTCAGACCTGTGCATCTCCCATGCTCTGGGATAGAAAGTCAGCCTTATTATCAAAGGACTTTCGCTGCTTCCGTTGCACGCTAAAGGGTCACAGAGCCAAGGATTGCAAAGTTCGAATTTTCTGTTCCAGATGTCAAGGAATGCATGCACTTGCCGTGTGCAGGAAAGAGAGTGTACCCAAGCACGTTGGAGAGAGTACAAATCTTGCAGCACAGTCGACACCTTGTAAGAGGTCCAGGCCTACCGCTTCACGAGAAAATGCTGTTGAAGTCCTCCTGCAGACGTTCAGAGCTTGGGCTGTAACCCCGCGAAGATGTATGTACGTCAGGGGAGTAATCGACGGTGGCAGCGATCGCACCTTCGTGTCCGAGGCTTTGGCGAGCATTTTGCGTTTGCCGATAGTCGATGAAATATCCCTTAGTATTACGACCTTCGGCTCTAACAAGGCTACGTCGCCGCAAAGAAGGAAGATCGCAAGTTTGAGACTTCGATCTCAGTATGACATGCAAGAGCGGGAGATTCAGGCAGTCGTCATTCCGGTGATCTGCCATGATATCCGATCGGCGTCTTTTGATCTGCAGTTCGTCAACGAGCTCAAAGAACAAGGCAAGGACCTTGCAGATGAGCTCTGCTTTCCAGGAGACATGTCGTGCGAAGGCGTTAGTATTTTGATCGGCCCTGATCACATGTGGGCCATTCTTACCGGTGACATCTTGAGGAAGAGTGGATCTGAGCGGCTTGTGGCCTTGAACTCTATATTAGGCTGGACCATCCAAGGGCCTACGCCACTCTCCTCACAGATCGAGTTTCAAGGGCACGCCCAGAGTCACCTGTCAACAGTTGCCTGTGTTCTTCGTGCTCATTCTTCGGTGGAAGTTGTTGGCTCTACCGACGACAGCAGCACATGGGAACCAACTCTTCGTGCGTTCTGGGACATAGAAACCATGGGTCTGACCACCGGCAAGGCAACTTCAGACCACCCAGTGTTTGAACACTTTTCGCAAACCATAAAAAAAGATGGACAAAGGTACGACGTAACCCTACCGTGGAAACGTGATCCGGTTGGTTTCCTTGAAGACAACTATAAAGTTTCTCTGACTCGCCTTAAGAAGCTTGTTGCGCACTTGAAGCGGACGGAAGGATTGCTTCTTCGGTACAACGGCGTTATAAGGGAATACTTCAACCTCGGCCACGCAGAGGTCGTCGATACTGATGCCGAAAGCAAGGGCCCGGTCTACTACATGCCACACTCCGCAGTCATCCGAGAAGACCGCGCTACGACAAAAGTTAGGGTCGTCTTTGATGTCTCATCTCACGCCCCCCAGTGTCCGTCGTTGAATGAGTGCTTGGACAAAGGCGTGAACTTGAATCCTGATATACTACAGCTGTTAATCCGATTCAGGAGCTTCAAGATTGCGCTTACGGCTGACATTGAAAAGGCCTTTCTTCAGGTTCAAGTTCGTGAAAAGGATAGGGATGTATTCCGTTACATTTGGTTTGAGCAACAACCGGACTGTGGGACATACGTGGGTGACTCAGAAGGGCTCCAAACACTACGCATGACAAGAGTACCCTTTGGAGCGACGTCCAGTCCGTTCCTTCTGTCAGCAACCATTCAACATCATCTCAATGGCATCGACGGCAATCTAAAGGCAACAGCCGAAAAGCTACGGAAGTCCTTTTATGTCGATGATTTGGTCACTGGCGTCGATCCGGAAGAAGAAGCAAGGAAACTGTACGAAGACGCAATGCTTATAATGAAAGCCGCTGGAATGAACCTTCGTAAATGGACGAGCAACAGCGTGAACTTACAAGTCATGTTTGATGGTGGGCTATCCTGCGAGGCAACATCATCGATATCAGATATCTTGAGTCCACAAAAGATTCTGGGAGTGTCGTGGGATAAGGCACGGGACTTGTTGCAAGTGTCCTTGAAGTCTTTGTTTACCTTCCTCCTGGAGACAGGCGACACAAAAAGGTTCGTCTTACAAGCCTCTTCTAGGGTCTTTGACCCCTTGGGCTTCATGAGCCCGTTTACAATACGCGTGAAGAGACTATTTCAGCAACTCTGGATCGATGGAGTGGATTGGGATGACAAACTTCCAGACCAAGCTCAGTTGGAATGGAAGGCGTGGTGCAGAGAATTGCCCACTCTGCGTCTCGTCAGCGTGTGCCGACACGTTGGGATATACTCTTCGAACGGAGCCAGACACGTGACTCTTTATGCTTTTTCAGACGCCAGCATGCATGCGTACGGAGCAGTCGTGTACGCTTGCGCGCAAGAGTCACATTCAGATGTTAATCTACTGGTGTCCAAGTCCAGGGTTGCCCCTCTGAAAGAACTCACACTTCCCAGGCTGGAGTTGATGGGAGCGCTCGTGGCTGCAAGGCTCGTCAACTATGTTCGAACAGCCTTAGAGGACTGCGTAGTTGAATGCCATTACTGGACGGATTCGACAATTGTGCTCGCTTGGATCCGTCACCATCCGTCCCGTTGGAATCCTTTCGTAGCCCATCGAGTTTCAGAAATACGCACATTAAGCAATCCTGATATGTGGAAGCATTGTGTCGGTGAAGACAATCCCGCAGATTTGATAACCAGAGGGATCTCGGCACATCGTTTGGTGGAGGAGGATTTTTGGTGGCACGGTCCAAAATGGCTGAAGGATGATCCTTCTGAGTGGCCAAATGCCAATGGTTTCAACGACACTGACGTCGAGTTGCGAAAATCTTCCGCAGGGAAACAAAACGAACTCGTTCTCCAAGTCACTTCGCAATTCGTCGAAGCTATTATAGATGTCCAGAGGTTTAGTTCGTTGGACCGGCTTTTGAGAGTGACCGCATACGCCCTCCGTTTTACGTCAAACTGCAGGAACCTAAATCAGAAGTTAGAGGGACCTCTTTCTACGAACGAGCTGCACGAAGCGAAGTTTTATTGGGTCCGCGTTGTACAGAATGAAGTCTACGACCTCAAGAAAGGGAAAAACAATTCACAATCGTTTCTCTTGAAAGATCTGCCATTTTTTGAAGACGAACTACGAGTCATTCGGTTAAAGGGACGGTTGCAACACCTAGAAGATAGCGACCGAGTGAAGTACCCCATTATATTACCTGCCGAGCATCATTTCACTACCTTGCTTGTACAGTGGGCTCATGAGCGAGTGTTTCACGGAGGAGTGGAATCCACCTTGGCGGAACTACGAGAACAGTTTTGGGTGCAACGGGCTCGCCAGACGGTCAAGAGAGTTCTCAAGAAGTGCACCTTATGTGCACGATTTAGAGCTCGGAGAGTAGCCGTACCAACGGCTCCGCGACCTGGCTTCCGCGTAGCAGCAAGTGAACCATTCCGTACTGTTGGGGTTGACTTTGCGGGCCCCCTGTATGGAAGAAAGAGCACAAACAAGTACTATATCGTCCTCTTTACCTGCGCTGTGACGAGGGCTGTACACCTTGAGCTCACACCATCTATTACAGCTGAAGCATTTCTCATGGGCTTAAGGAGGTTCGTGGCAAGAAGAGGTGTACCGACGACTATCTATTCGGATAACGCCCGCAGCTTCAAGCGAGCGGACAAGGAGCTGCGGGCACTCTGGAACACGACAAAGGATCTTCAGGTGAATGACTACCTGACACATCAAAACATCACCTGGAGATACATCTTGCCCGGAGCCCCCTGGTGGGGGGGCTGGTGGGAAAGACTCGTCCGGACAGTGAAGACTGCTCTTCGTAAAGTTCTGGGGAAAACGTCACTCGGCTTTGAAGAACTCAGAACAGTAATGACCGAAGTTGAGGCGGTAGTCAACTCCAGGCCACTCACGTACGCTAGCTGCAGTCCGGACGAGTCAAACGTATTACGTCCATCTCACTTTCTCGTGGGCAAGAGAGTTATCGCCCTGCCGACGCAGCCAGCAACACAGTATGACGACCAAAACCAATCAACGAAAGATCAACTGACGCGTAAAATGCTCTACAGAGAAAAGTTGATGCAGCACTTTTCGAGACGCTGGAGACGCTAGTATCTCTTGCAACTCCGGTCAGCACATCATTTTGATTCTACGTCCTCCAAGAGGCTACTACCTGGCGACGTAGTTGTGATTGAAAGCAACAGGCCGAGGAACCTATGGGACATCGGCAGAATCATGGAAACCTACGAAGGTCAGGATGGTCACGTAAGATCGTGCCTCCTTAAACGCCAAGATGGCAAGACAACGAAAACTCCCGCACAGCATCTCTACCATCTTGAAGTATGAACACCATATTTCGCGGCGGGAGGATGTTGAAACTCGTATGTGGAGAAAAAAGAGGAGCTGGTGGCCAGCTCACCTGCATGGACTTTTAGCTTCTTCTTTTAGTTAAGCTAGCGTGGGCACGCTCACTTGTTCGGATTAAAGCGAATACTTGGACCCGCTTTGAGTCCTTCTGTTCTTCACATGTGTGATTACCGCataatggggattatttcggagttggaggcgaacggcgtgataaggacggcgaccgtggcgccatctagaatcgggaacatcgtgaatcggagttgctccccgactggtatggcctcttaactCGCTTAAGTCCCCGAGACTATAATGAATTAGCATCGTCCATTGGACGATATACGGCAAGAAGCACTGACCACAAGAGTCACCTGTGATGCTTTAGGCATGGATTCAGAGTAAAATTTGATCTTGTCGACTTATATAACGTGGGAAACTGAACACTTTATTCTCGTCACATGTATTAAGCCACTTAGCTCGTTTAAGTACCCTAGACTATCATGGATTATCGTAGCCCACTCGACGATATTGCATCAGCAAGAAGCATTGACCACAAGAGTTTAATGTCACCTGTGATATGTTTTAAAATAATGATCCTTCATATAGTTTGGGCTGTAGAAGGCAGAAGAAGGCCAGTATTATATGTAAATAGACAAATAAATATGCTGCACGTTGTTTAGTCCTCTTATACAACTATTCACCTCGTTTTCGCTTCAGTTTTGAAATGACCATTTGCAGAGGCCTGACTACTCAGCCTCCATGCGCTTCGTAATGTACGCCTGCATTTCATGAATGCCGATCGACAACTGCGAGGAATATCAATGCAGTACGACAATAAGAATAGATGTCATCTTTATTATATCGGTGTTTTagcaaagagaaaagaaagatgtTGTGTACCGTGCATAGTCGTAATATGGCTACATGTGCAGGTGTGAACGTGAGGGGAATTGCATGTGGAACAATATTATTGCTGGTACAGTTTCAGCACACTTCGATTTACACTCAGAAAGAATGAACCTTCACATAACATCATAATGTTGTACATATGCTGTTTACGAGTCTAACCAAATACATGATATCTCCAATGGTTGCGCACAAAGTATGTTTGCTCATTTTGGCATCGGAAGCCGCGGCGCAGTTTGTCCTTTGCTACTGGCGTAGGGAAAACGTTGTTACATCAGCCGAATTTGATGTCAGAAAATGCACTCTATTTTGGTAAAGACAGTGAAAACGCTTTCGCTCAACGAACATTTTTCACACTTGGTTTTGAAACCATGTTGTGCATAAGTAAGGGAGACTGGGGCAGTTGTCACATGGATAAGTTGTCGCACTGTCTACTAAAAGAAAATGAAACGCAGCAGCTGGGCAGTTTCCGCAGCCTTTGTTAGCGGCATAAGTAACCATGCACAAATTGAATAAACTTTCACTACCACGGAGAACGTATTTGCGAGTACACAGAGCAAAACGTGTTCCAGTGCCGAGGAAAAGCAAAATTTCCCGTGACAAAATTCAAAATTTGCAGAATGCGCATAAAAGACGTAAAGTATGTACATGTCTGTAATATTTATTCATTATTTGGGAATCTTTTCATGCCTTTCTCGGCGGAATACGTTCATTGGTGCAGTGCACAGGGTAACTTGTTCGGAGACTGCGCTGGCAGAGTAACTAAcaccgcaacaacaacaacaacatagatgaatggatgatgatgatgatgtgggatgtttccctgcgttgagtgcaggaccctaccccataaCACCGCAAAATGTATCTGCAGCAGGCCGCTTCGTGGATTTTTCTGGTACACTTAGGGATCGCGTTATATTTTCGGAAATGGGAAGGAAAAAATTAGCGTCCTTCCTGCTTTTGCAACGAGGAGTAATGCGATAGCAATCGTTGAACTTATAAGAATATGCGGAGATAATTTTGAATTGTGCGTAATGGCTCGAAGATATGGGTCAAATTTAGGAGCACAACTCCAAAGAGTTCTGGTGTAATGCTAGAAACGATAACGCGCTGTGGGGCTTGGCGTGATGAAAAACTTTTTGGTCACATCATGAGTACCTTATGTAGCACAAATAAGCATCTCGCAACGTAGAGGCCCGATGTGAAAGTGTCCCTCAATGAATTTGAAGGTCGCACAACGTGGCAACCGTCCACCTCCCACCTCCACATCCTTTAAGGGGCCAAAAACGAGCTTCATGCGCAAGACCCGTGGATGCCATACGACtacattttttcccctttacAGCGGCCAGGAGGACTTGTGCTCCTGCCAGAGTAATACTATTGCATATTGCTTCTGATATGCTTCACAGAATCGGTACGTCTCAGCGTGTCAAGTTCACAATCAACCTCAAAGTCGGTTGTCGTGCCGGTGGCAAACACTTCAGATGAATGATGCACActaattttcttcctttctttcttctttttgctgtGGAATTCGAGAGTCATTGATTTTAATTATCTGAAGCATTCATATGAAACCTGCGGGGATGACGACAGGCCTATATGGATATACTGTAACGCGTAGACAAAGGCCATCAACATGGGCCGAATATGACAGTTTGTTCATGTTGACGACGAAGCATGACGTCGCTTTCCCGCCTTCACAGTCTTGCTTGCGAGGTATAATATAACATAGCATTCCGATGCCCCCAGCTTCCTCGTGATAACATGACCTAGTAGACACACCCAGTGCTATGCTGTACTACGCACTCCTAGCTGCCAGCGATCTGTACACAGGGAACGGGGAAGAGTCAGAAACTTGTCCGCGCTGCGCCCACGCTttccgtggcgccatctatcgtctGAGCCGAGTTTTCGGTGCAGAGACACAGGGATTTCTGAGGAGCGAGCCCAATAACTCTGTCGCATTAAAACTATGACAGTCCTCCGCGGTCTCCCTTATGTAGCGGCGGAAACATGCATTTGTTTGAAAATTGATCTAGGACAACACATCGCCACCTTGCCTTCTTGAGCTATTTAGGGGTATAATAACAGTACGTACACTTCCTTCATTGAAACACATTTTCATACCATCACATCACAAAGGTGCAATGCTTCAGTACTAAAATATTAACAATGTATGCAAACACTAACAGCACAGACACTGACAACTTCAGATGTCCGCACGCTTTGCGTACACACGTTTCCAAACAGTACACACAACACTCATGGGAGAACAAAATTCTTATATAGTCGTGTGCAACCTAGGAACCTCAGATGCTGTAGGTGCAGCTTCAACTATTTGTTCGTGGCATGTTGTTACAAAAATAATATTTGAAAAAAGTGTCATTAACCTCATCTCTCTCATAATTTTCTCATTCAGTTGGCAGATAGGATGGAGTTCTTTGGTTCAACACGACGACAGATGATGTAtcacgaaaaacgaaaaaaacatCCGTGAGTCTGCAAATTATTTTGTTAACAACATCATAGCGCATTTATAACGGCATATCCGCCTCAATGACAAGAATTACTACTCCCGAgagttgaagatgacgatgagaCCATGCACATGTAATGACTGCGAGTGATCCATTACAAGTTGACTTTGGACCACTTCGTGAGAAACAGAGTACACTCGTTAAATCATATCGCTTACCAATGATTTCTGCAGGTAACCGTAACAGCTGAGTAAAAAGGTAGCAAAGCCGCTGAATTTCACGTCGCCGGACACACTGCAACAGTGCGTTGAGTTTCCACACTACAAGTCTACACAGGATTATAAATGGCTCCAACGAACACTGATCAAAGTTGTATCAAACGTTGTATCCGTTGAGACTTGAGAATTCCTACCAGAGATGAGTCAACACAACAGGGCTAATTAACGCTTTCAGGAGAGAGGTATAAGCAGATACATTGCGTCAGCGAATCCCTCCGGAAAGCCACATAGCAATACCCTGGCTATTTTCCGACCGACTATCGTTGGCCTTTATATAACCTTTATGCCGCGTCTATTCATATTTGGTTCATTCGAAGTTAAGGTCAGTCCATTACTCGTGGAACTGAAGGAAAAGAATAAGTGGTATCGCCGCGGGACTAGTCTTTCCGTGCGTCTAAGGTATTTATTGCCAGTAACATAATAAACGAGACAacaccaccacacacacacacacacacacaaagaactgtATAAGGTGAATTAGCCTCATAGCGCTTCTCACACAGCAATTAACATTTCATATAAGTCTTATTGCGGTGCAGTAATGAGGACTATGGGACGTCCTGTATTTATAGTACAGCAGCTAAAACCGGACGAGTTTGTTGCAGATCCTGAGTCCTTATCACAGTAAGTATCACGAGGATAAGACAGATTACCAGTACAACAAAACCATTATTTTGAGTGACACAATGGAGCGTCCCGAAGACCAATGCTCACAACAACAGGGCAATCTGATTCTGGTAAGGCCGCCCCTCTTGACATGTCCTTTCACGTGCAACTTCGTCATCATATCGACTCTGTTACATGAAACCGTTGAAAACAATACGAAAATGTATGCAGCCACACTACACAGGCCCATCGCAACATATCGTGCAAAAAAGAACCAACAAAATCAATCATCACGGTGAGTTTGGCACTGGTATACATGCACTAGGTCCCCCCTTTTTACTTTTTCAAGGCTGCCAACACATTGAGTGTACATCTCTACTAATGAATCTGTTTACCATCCATAATGCTCACAGAAAAGCTCTTCCTCAATCTGCACACTGCACTGGGTAGTTTGTTCGCTTCCTTAGTGCATTCCATGTTTGTCATGTGGCAGTTGTTAAGATATCTCGTTTACAGTAAAGGAGGATCGAAAAAGGCAAGGATGCTTCCCTAGAGAACAAAAATTATGCTATTGTTGACTGTCGGGTATGCAACTTGTGCTTCTCTCCCAAGCGCTGCCGTATTCGGCTCACATTATGCTTTATTTTGCCCATTTCTGTACGTTCTTTCCGAGTAATGACATTCATTGATCCTTCATTGTTCGCTTTGCAGTGAAAGAGAACCGTTGTTGAACTCATACTGTGTGACTAGAAAGCGGCCAGCTAGAACTTTATTAGAACCTTATCAGGCTGGTTTCACAATTTTACTGTAGCCAGTCATGATATGAAAAATTTTGATCTTACATGTAGTGGGGCAAATGCAAAAGTCGCATGACGTATGAGACCGCTTTACTCTTTGCAAACAAGAGGCGCCATCTGCGTGTGCACGGTGTTTATGTGGGCAAAACACACTGAGTGCAGTATGCGAATGCTTTCTGCAAGCGTCACATCGGCCATGTTGCACTGTTACCCCACTTTCGACTGTCTCCTTCTACAATGCCCGAATAATTTAGAGCTCTGAAGGAATCAGACAAGTGTCGCTACAAGAcaaagttgtttatgaacggtacACAACATGACAATCCCTTGGTGCTGCAtatcgacaactggacagcccaaCCACAAAACCTGCCGCCGATCCCAATTGCAttgtagtttatctaatatttttGCCGAGCCAGTTGACTGCTGATACTGTGCAGGTgtacaagtcactggaagcataCAATTGCTTCACCTTAGGCGAGCTGTTTGATCAGGGCTTTTCTGAAAACAGTGCCAATTTGCTACAGTGCAGTCATATTAGGTTGTTTATTTGTACACAAGTATCGTGAGGAAATCTCACAAAGCCGATGTCAGAGAATCTTTCCGTTTAACTGCAGCgatcaaacgatttcttcgttctgtGTTATGCGGAAGCTGACGAAAAGTGATTTCACCACCCTTCTTTCATCGGGTTGTGTAGAGGAAGGATACATGGCTTTGCAGCATGCCCACTTTGTATGAAAATAGCGATCAAATAGCGATTGAAAACGGCGgatgttttgcccacaccaagcaGCGCCGCCATTAGAGTGTGACGTTGACCATATGCAGATAAATACATGACTGTTGTATGTGCTGGTCTCCTGGCTGTTTAAAGTGCTCTTCAAGTGTCGCTTTCTCAAATTTCAAGGCCACTAATCAGCGGAGGCTCAGCCAACTTCAGATGTGACAGAACCCTGCTTCGTCACACCAAGTTCGCTGATTTCTGATCCTGGAGTCTCTTTTAATTAGAAAGTGCGACGGGATAAGTTTACCGTCAGTGTAGTCAAAATTCCATGTTGTTGTAGTCCAGTTTAAAATCAATTCATGCGCATACATTATGTACATACTTTGTTTAAACTACCACATATATAGTGACAAATTTTAAAATGACTTTGCATTCAGCATGCTTTCTGTGTGAACATTATTATGGCCCGTAGAACTGCCTTCTTAAGTGGTTAATGCCAGCGCTTTACTGGCTTTAATATTAATACATTCACAATAGGGAGGCCTATACCGGGCGTTTTACGAAGGTCCCGTGGCTGAATAATTTGTAAACAGGTGGTGATATTgaaaagcttttttttcttcccttttttttttttgtcagtgaGCATCCCTGAGACATTGGCCAAGGACTGTGCAGTAAGCGACTCATTTTTTATACGCTCATTAATTTAAATAAAATTCCTAATTTTTAAATTTCACTTCAGATGATTTCGGGACCTCTGTAATCGATTGTCCGATTAACtaattggtttcagtttacatatttcttgcgcaaAGCAGAGCACCAATGCGCCCTTCcgctcagctatccggctgccaACTACGTGTTGATCTGCCTGGTTAACCCGCGTGGaagacggaagataaggaacagtcATAAGAGGCATGCCTTCAGCTTCTCTAAACGACCACAGTAAACAACTATAGTACACTCTGCTCGCGGAGGATTCGTCATCATCACGATAAAGGCACACAGCCTCACCTATCGAGTGACAGCACAGCGAGCGCTGCGTACCAATCGGGTAAAGGAGGAGAGGGAATGCTGAAGAGTCTCATGTGTCTgttccttatctttcgctaccCCCGTGTGTAAACTAGAAGGATGAACACGTACTTGGCAACCGGATAGCTGAgtgaaagagcgcattggtatgCTGCTCcccgcaagaaatatgtaaaccaaaaccaattaattagtCAAAAAATCACTAGTGTTGACGTGGTTTTTTtgttggaatatttttcgcttgATGTTCCGATCGGTAAAACAGGTTCCCGGGGAACCTTCGTGAAACAT
This genomic window contains:
- the LOC135376070 gene encoding uncharacterized protein LOC135376070; translation: MEAVKSLKDRLEKSNGGLDRINAQYEEFIPAAEAEAEFLAIAEYEDQAIGMISTLQAHYSRLQVQSESSRQRLLGQDATATNVTSQRSELRFKGPKLPVLKITPFDGDYGQWTSFWEQFKGTIHDNTGLSVSDKFHYLRLHLTGLAASAIAGLPTTASCYEDAIRLLRERFGDIKQIRQLHLQRIRNLPTVKSVHDVAGLRNLYDHVEVNMRSLETAGVQPASYAAMLAEILTQSLPRQLAVEYKREALQSSLSSAATGAGTEASSSAEGSLSDEDLKRLLNFLRIEVESREGSQWSQNNKTDGIEQGHKKGVRPKALPSASALHSSSATKEECLFCKQAHKTQTCASPMLWDRKSALLSKDFRCFRCTLKGHRAKDCKVRIFCSRCQGMHALAVCRKESVPKHVGESTNLAAQSTPCKRSRPTASRENAVEVLLQTFRAWAVTPRRCMYVRGVIDGGSDRTFVSEALASILRLPIVDEISLSITTFGSNKATSPQRRKIASLRLRSQYDMQEREIQAVVIPVICHDIRSASFDLQFVNELKEQGKDLADELCFPGDMSCEGVSILIGPDHMWAILTGDILRKSGSERLVALNSILGWTIQGPTPLSSQIEFQGHAQSHLSTVACVLRAHSSVEVVGSTDDSSTWEPTLRAFWDIETMGLTTGKATSDHPVFEHFSQTIKKDGQRYDVTLPWKRDPVGFLEDNYKVSLTRLKKLVAHLKRTEGLLLRYNGVIREYFNLGHAEVVDTDAESKGPVYYMPHSAVIREDRATTKVRVVFDVSSHAPQCPSLNECLDKGVNLNPDILQLLIRFRSFKIALTADIEKAFLQVQVREKDRDVFRYIWFEQQPDCGTYVGDSEGLQTLRMTRVPFGATSSPFLLSATIQHHLNGIDGNLKATAEKLRKSFYVDDLVTGVDPEEEARKLYEDAMLIMKAAGMNLRKWTSNSVNLQVMFDGGLSCEATSSISDILSPQKILGVSWDKARDLLQVSLKSLFTFLLETGDTKRFVLQASSRVFDPLGFMSPFTIRVKRLFQQLWIDGVDWDDKLPDQAQLEWKAWCRELPTLRLVSVCRHVGIYSSNGARHVTLYAFSDASMHAYGAVVYACAQESHSDVNLLVSKSRVAPLKELTLPRLELMGALVAARLVNYVRTALEDCVVECHYWTDSTIVLAWIRHHPSRWNPFVAHRVSEIRTLSNPDMWKHCVGEDNPADLITRGISAHRLVEEDFWWHGPKWLKDDPSEWPNANGFNDTDVELRKSSAGKQNELVLQVTSQFVEAIIDVQRFSSLDRLLRVTAYALRFTSNCRNLNQKLEGPLSTNELHEAKFYWVRVVQNEVYDLKKGKNNSQSFLLKDLPFFEDELRVIRLKGRLQHLEDSDRVKYPIILPAEHHFTTLLVQWAHERVFHGGVESTLAELREQFWVQRARQTVKRVLKKCTLCARFRARRVAVPTAPRPGFRVAASEPFRTVGVDFAGPLYGRKSTNKYYIVLFTCAVTRAVHLELTPSITAEAFLMGLRRFVARRGVPTTIYSDNARSFKRADKELRALWNTTKDLQVNDYLTHQNITWRYILPGAPWWGGWWERLVRTVKTALRKVLGKTSLGFEELRTVMTEVEAVVNSRPLTYASCSPDESNVLRPSHFLVGKRVIALPTQPATQYDDQNQSTKDQLTRKMLYREKLMQHFSRRWRR